GATCCGGTGGAGGAACACTCGTGGCAACCACCAAAGCGCGCACTCCAGAACTGGCAACTTTGACCCGATAATAAGGTTGCAACAACCCGCCAAGAACGGCGAGATTTTCAGGAGTATCATCAACCACGAGAATGGTGGGTTGCGTCTCGGAAGAATGAGGTTGAAAAACTTTATCCCACTGATTAGAAACGTAGTTCATTAGATCCTCGGCATGGAAACCCCTCGATCCCACAGGGTCGATGAGTTCTTGGCTTTAATGTCTGGCAAAAGAATCCCAAAAAATACTTCCATCTCAGAAGGCCGCTAACCACACTAAAAATAGATTGGCAGCAACATAACTCACAATATATATTTTCCCCGCCCATCGAGTAACATTGGAAATCTTTTTGCTGTTCCATCGTTCACGATTTATCAAAATTGTTATAGTAATTATGGCCAATATAATAAAATATAAAAATGTGATGAAGTGTAATCGATCAACCAAGGTTAACGACTCACTGCCTCCGATTACTGAATCGGCGGTGCGTAAATTAATAATTGAGGCAAAAAGTGATCCAACGATTGCGCTTAAGACGGAGCCAACTATTTGAGGAATTTTTGGAATTTGCGCAAGCAGCGGAAAACAGAACGCGGTAACCAAAAATGCCGAGTAAAGGGCAGTATGTAATTTAATAAACAGTATTTTTGATATACGTTGTATCTCCAGGTTAATAATCAATCGACTATAAATAGTTTTCGGTGGGGCGTTCGGATCACCAAAATTCGTATTATAATTACGTTGATCGTTTTTTATTTCCATGTTGGTAATTAGAAAACCATCAACAATAATATCGTTAAGGTAACCACTATTTTTAGTATCCATCAGGTATCGTAAATT
This window of the Gammaproteobacteria bacterium genome carries:
- a CDS encoding conserved membrane hypothetical protein (Evidence 4 : Unknown function but conserved in other organisms), with the protein product MRSCFKNSFLFWALLFFATNILADTQLTLESDQVKVGNYVVSIHDLNFGVNTFGADFWIWADYSNPRLQPLKTMEFVNAKSISSSLLSSQLRESVTWSQQKIQGTFRHSWDMTNFPFDRHVLSIVMEESIDDISNLRYLMDTKNSGYLNDIIVDGFLITNMEIKNDQRNYNTNFGDPNAPPKTIYSRLIINLEIQRISKILFIKLHTALYSAFLVTAFCFPLLAQIPKIPQIVGSVLSAIVGSLFASIINLRTADSVIGGSESLTLVDRLHFITFLYFIILAIITITILINRERWNSKKISNVTRWAGKIYIVSYVAANLFLVWLAAF